A genomic window from Macaca thibetana thibetana isolate TM-01 chromosome 16, ASM2454274v1, whole genome shotgun sequence includes:
- the RARA gene encoding retinoic acid receptor alpha isoform X2, which translates to MYESVEVGGPTPNPFLVVDFYNQNRACLLPEKGLPAPGPYSTPLRTPLWNGSNHSIETQSSSSEEIVPSPPSPPPLPRIYKPCFVCQDKSSGYHYGVSACEGCKGFFRRSIQKNMVYTCHRDKNCIINKVTRNRCQYCRLQKCFEVGMSKESVRNDRNKKKKEVPKPECSESYTLTPEVGELIEKVRKAHQETFPALCQLGKYTTNNSSEQRVSLDIDLWDKFSELSTKCIIKTVEFAKQLPGFTTLTIADQITLLKAACLDILILRICTRYTPEQDTMTFSDGLTLNRTQMHNAGFGPLTDLVFAFANQLLPLEMDDAETGLLSAICLICGDRQDLEQPDRVDMLQEPLLEALKVYVRKRRPSRPHMFPKMLMKITDLRSISAKGAERVITLKMEIPGSMPPLIQEMLENSEGLDTLSGQPGGGGRDGGGLAPPPGSCSPSLSPSSNRSSPATHSP; encoded by the exons ATGTACGAGAGTGTAGAAGTGGGGGGTCCCACCCCTAACCCCTTCCTAGTGGTGGATTTTTATAACCAGAACCGGGCCTGTTTGCTCCCAGAGAAGGGGCTCCCCGCCCCGGGTCCGTACTCCACCCCGCTCCGGACTCCGCTTTGGAATGGCTCAAACCACT CCATTGAGACCCAGAGCAGCAGTTCTGAAGAGATAGTGCCCAGCCCTCCCTCGCCGCCCCCTCTACCCCGCATCTACAAGCCTTGCTTTGTCTGTCAGGACAAGTCCTCAGGCTACCACTATGGGGTCAGCGCCTGTGAGGGCTGCAAG GGCTTCTTCCGCCGCAGCATCCAGAAGAACATGGTGTACACGTGTCACCGGGACAAGAACTGCATCATCAACAAGGTGACCCGGAACCGCTGCCAGTACTGCCGACTGCAGAAGTGCTTCGAAGTGGGCATGTCCAAGGAGT CTGTGAGAAATGACcgaaacaagaagaagaaggaggtgcCCAAGCCCGAGTGCTCCGAGAGCTACACGCTGACGCCGGAGGTGGGGGAGCTCATTGAGAAGGTGCGCAAAGCGCACCAGGAAACCTTCCCTGCCCTCTGCCAGCTGGGCAAATACACTACG aaCAACAGCTCAGAACAACGTGTCTCTCTGGACATTGACCTCTGGGACAAGTTCAGTGAACTCTCCACCAAGTGCATCATTAAGACTGTGGAGTTCGCCAAGCAGCTGCCCGGCTTCACCACCCTCACCATCGCCGACCAGATCACCCTCCTCAAGGCTGCCTGCCTGGACATCCTG ATCCTGCGGATCTGCACGCGGTACACACCCGAGCAGGACACCATGACCTTCTCGGACGGGCTGACCCTGAACCGGACCCAGATGCACAACGCTGGCTTCGGCCCCCTCACCGACCTGGTCTTTGCCTTCGCCAACCAGCTGCTGCCCCTGGAGATGGATGATGCGGAGACGGGGCTGCTCAGCGCCATCTGCCTCATCTGCGGAG ACCGCCAGGACCTGGAGCAGCCTGACCGTGTGGACATGCTGCAGGAGCCGCTGCTGGAGGCGCTAAAGGTCTACGTGCGAAAGCGGAGGCCCAGCCGCCCCCACATGTTCCCCAAGATGCTGATGAAGATCACTGACCTGCGAAGCATCAGCGCCAAGG GGGCTGAGCGGGTGATCACGCTGAAGATGGAGATCCCGGGCTCCATGCCGCCTCTCATCCAGGAAATGCTGGAGAACTCAGAGGGCCTGGACACTCTGAGCGGACagccggggggcggggggcgggacGGGGGTGGCCTGGCCCCCCCGCCAGGCAGCTgtagccccagcctcagccccagctcCAACAGAAGCAGCCCGGCCACCCACTCCCCGTGA
- the RARA gene encoding retinoic acid receptor alpha isoform X3 yields MVYTCHRDKNCIINKVTRNRCQYCRLQKCFEVGMSKESVRNDRNKKKKEVPKPECSESYTLTPEVGELIEKVRKAHQETFPALCQLGKYTTNNSSEQRVSLDIDLWDKFSELSTKCIIKTVEFAKQLPGFTTLTIADQITLLKAACLDILILRICTRYTPEQDTMTFSDGLTLNRTQMHNAGFGPLTDLVFAFANQLLPLEMDDAETGLLSAICLICGDRQDLEQPDRVDMLQEPLLEALKVYVRKRRPSRPHMFPKMLMKITDLRSISAKGAERVITLKMEIPGSMPPLIQEMLENSEGLDTLSGQPGGGGRDGGGLAPPPGSCSPSLSPSSNRSSPATHSP; encoded by the exons ATGGTGTACACGTGTCACCGGGACAAGAACTGCATCATCAACAAGGTGACCCGGAACCGCTGCCAGTACTGCCGACTGCAGAAGTGCTTCGAAGTGGGCATGTCCAAGGAGT CTGTGAGAAATGACcgaaacaagaagaagaaggaggtgcCCAAGCCCGAGTGCTCCGAGAGCTACACGCTGACGCCGGAGGTGGGGGAGCTCATTGAGAAGGTGCGCAAAGCGCACCAGGAAACCTTCCCTGCCCTCTGCCAGCTGGGCAAATACACTACG aaCAACAGCTCAGAACAACGTGTCTCTCTGGACATTGACCTCTGGGACAAGTTCAGTGAACTCTCCACCAAGTGCATCATTAAGACTGTGGAGTTCGCCAAGCAGCTGCCCGGCTTCACCACCCTCACCATCGCCGACCAGATCACCCTCCTCAAGGCTGCCTGCCTGGACATCCTG ATCCTGCGGATCTGCACGCGGTACACACCCGAGCAGGACACCATGACCTTCTCGGACGGGCTGACCCTGAACCGGACCCAGATGCACAACGCTGGCTTCGGCCCCCTCACCGACCTGGTCTTTGCCTTCGCCAACCAGCTGCTGCCCCTGGAGATGGATGATGCGGAGACGGGGCTGCTCAGCGCCATCTGCCTCATCTGCGGAG ACCGCCAGGACCTGGAGCAGCCTGACCGTGTGGACATGCTGCAGGAGCCGCTGCTGGAGGCGCTAAAGGTCTACGTGCGAAAGCGGAGGCCCAGCCGCCCCCACATGTTCCCCAAGATGCTGATGAAGATCACTGACCTGCGAAGCATCAGCGCCAAGG GGGCTGAGCGGGTGATCACGCTGAAGATGGAGATCCCGGGCTCCATGCCGCCTCTCATCCAGGAAATGCTGGAGAACTCAGAGGGCCTGGACACTCTGAGCGGACagccggggggcggggggcgggacGGGGGTGGCCTGGCCCCCCCGCCAGGCAGCTgtagccccagcctcagccccagctcCAACAGAAGCAGCCCGGCCACCCACTCCCCGTGA
- the GJD3 gene encoding gap junction delta-3 protein — protein sequence MGEWAFLGSLLDAVQLQSPLVGRLWLVVMLIFRILVLATVGGAVFEDEQEEFVCNTLQPGCRQTCYDRAFPVSHYRFWLFHILLLSAPPVLFVVYSMHRAGKEAGGAQAAAQCAPGLPEAQCAPCALRARRARRCYLLSVALRLLAELTFLGGQALLYGFRVVPHFACAGPPCPHTVDCFVSRPTEKTVFVLFYFAVGLLSALLSVAELGHLLWKGRPRAGERDNRCNRAHEEAQKLLPPPPPPPLPTLPSRHPGPESCAPPAYAHRAPASHREGGSGRGKASPATGRRDLAI from the coding sequence ATGGGGGAGTGGGCGTTCCTGGGCTCGCTGCTGGACGCCGTGCAGCTGCAGTCGCCGCTCGTGGGCCGCCTCTGGCTGGTGGTCATGCTGATCTTCCGCATCCTGGTGCTGGCCACGGTGGGCGGCGCAGTGTTCGAGGACGAGCAAGAGGAGTTCGTATGCAACACGCTGCAGCCGGGCTGTCGCCAGACCTGCTACGATCGCGCCTTCCCGGTCTCCCACTACCGCTTCTGGCTCTTCCACATCCTGCTGCTCTCGGCGCCCCCGGTGCTGTTCGTCGTCTACTCCATGCACCGGGCCGGCAAGGAGGCTGGCGGCGCTCAGGCGGCGGCGCAGTGCGCCCCTGGACTGCCCGAGGCCCAGTGCGCGCCATGCGCTCTGCGCGCCCGCCGCGCGCGCCGCTGCTACCTGCTGAGCGTGGCGCTGCGCCTGCTGGCCGAGCTGACCTTCTTGGGCGGCCAGGCGCTGCTCTACGGCTTCCGCGTGGTCCCGCACTTCGCGTGCGCCGGCCCGCCCTGCCCGCACACGGTCGACTGCTTCGTGAGCCGGCCCACCGAGAAGACCGTCTTCGTGCTCTTCTACTTCGCGGTGGGGCTGCTGTCGGCGCTGCTCAGCGTAGCTGAGCTGGGCCACCTGCTCTGGAAGGGCCGCCCGCGCGCCGGGGAGCGTGACAACCGCTGCAACCGTGCACACGAAGAGGCGCAGAAGCtgctcccgccgccgccgccacctcCGCTGCCGACCCTGCCCTCCCGGCACCCCGGCCCCGAGTCCTGCGCCCCGCCCGCCTATGCGCACCGGGCGCCAGCCAGCCACCGCGAGGGCGGCAGCGGCCGCGGCAAGGCGTCACCGGCCACCGGCCGCCGAGACCTGGCCATCTAG